The sequence GCAACGCGGCTGAAAGCATCATTGAGAGATTCTCGGGTTCGGAATATTTTGGTAACAACTCCATATTTGGATTGTTCAAAGTCGTTGTGACCAATATTTAAAAAGCCATTCCAGCCTAATGCTGCGGATACATCTCCCCCAAATCGACGATGCAGCTTGCCGTTAAAGCCACCTTCGCCAAAGCTGTCATTTGTCGCTAAGGCGTAGGATAGTTCTACCCCCACGGCTTTATCGGCATTGCCTAAGCCGATACCGATCCCCGCAGCCCCGACAGAACCACTATCTTCTCGCACGTTGGGTTGATAGGTGCCGCTGATAAAGGCGGTGTTTCTATCGGCACCATAGCCAACTGGGATATAAATACTCAGGGCTGGCGAAGCTTCAAATTCCTCAATGGGTGCTGGCAACGCTAGCGGTGCAACTGGTTCCGGACTCGGACAGGATTCTGTCGCCGCTGTGGTTCCTTCTTGAGCAACTTGATAAGTTGCATCATCTAAGGATTTAACGTTCTTGGTTCTTTGCGAGGCACAGGTATTCCCGGCTTTCGGTTTCGTTGCGATTAACTGGCTGGTTGTAGCCGTTGACGAATTAGCGATCGCCCGATCGGGACGGAGTGCCTCAGCCTTGGATGTAAATGTACCTCCACTGGTTATCGTTCGTTCCTTTACAACCGCTCCGTCAACGGTTTCTCCGTTTCGGAAGGAAGCTAAGTCAGTCGCTTTCCTCGCGGATGCATCAGATGCAGGCTGGTTAACCTCAGAACCTGCTGATAACTGGGTGAGGATGTTATTTGTAGGAAGCGCCGCAGCTTCAGGGATTTCTGGCAAATCAGTTTGGGGGGCAGATGTCAATGCTGGAAGTTGCCTTGCAGTTAATCCTGGGGCATTTTGAGAAGGCGGCGCAAATTCCTGCCTGGATGCTAATCGTGGTTCTGGTTGGATTTCTGGGGCAGCGATCGCTGTCATACTTCTAGGAGTCACCATCGGGGTGGCAACACTCCCCTCATCAGTCACGGCTTTTTGGGGAGAACCTTCGGAACTCGGACTTTCACTTGCTTGGGCTGTCATCCCTCCAGCCACAAGAGCAGCTAAAGTACAAACAGCAACACGGGAAAAACGCATAAATTAGCCCTACTAAACTCACACCGCTCCAATTGAGAAGTCGGTCTTCCCAAATCGTTGAATAGATACTTATACAGAGCTGGGCGCGTTTATCCGCAGCGACATCACCCAACTTTTGCCTCGATTTGAGTAAAAATCATCGCTTCAAATCCCGATCGCCGCTTCCTCTCCCTTCAGCGCGATCGCTCTCCTATCCTTCACCGGATAAACTAGCCGTGTCGATATCTATATTTACGACATGATTGTTTTTGTCGCCCTGCTAGCTTTCTACGTTGCCTGGAATTTGGGCGCAAACGACGTTGCTAACTCAATGGGAACGTCAGTGGGATCGAAGGCTGTCACCCTGCGGCAGGCATTGGTGATTGCCGGGGTATTGGAATTTACAGGTGCAGTGCTGTTTGGTCATTCCGTATCGGAGACGCTGGCAACAGGGGTTGTCAATCCAGAACTGTTCGCTGACGCACCTCAGATGCTACTGATTGGCATGGTTTCGGTACTGATAGCCTGTGGCATCTGGCTGCAAATTGCCACCAGTCAGGGCTTACCAGTCGCATCATCTCATGCGGTAGTCGGCGCGATCGCCGGTTTTAGTTGGGTGGCTGCGGGTGTTGGTGCCATCGATTGGTCATTAATTGGTCTAATCAGCTTCGCCTGGGTAATAACGCCGGTCATCAGTGGCATAATTGCCGCGTTATTCTACAGCGTCGTCAAGCGTTGGATTCTGGATCAACCCAATCCACTTTTTCAATTGCGCGAGTGGATTCCCTGGTTGAGTGTGACATTGCTGGGTATCTTTGGGGTGATTGTTCTACCTTCTGTGAGTCAACCCATCGATACTTGGCTGACAGAGAGTTTCGGCATCAACCTCCCTGCCCACGATATCCCCCTCTTAATTGGCGCGATCTCATCCGTTGCCCTTACTCAGTTCATCTGGCGACAATTAGCCCACGAGGAAGCAGAGCAGCTTGTAAACACAACGGTTATCACTGGAGCAAATGAGCCTGACAACCGCGACCCAAATCCAAAGTCTAAAATCCAAAATCCCATTGAGCGTCAGCTAGCACGGTTTCAGCTATTAAGTGCCTGCTTCGTTGCCTTTGCCCACGGTTCCAATGATGTTGGCAACGCGATCGCTCCCTTAGCTGCGATCGCCTATATTAATCGCACAGGTTCCGTTCCCGTCTCTGGCTTTAGCATTCCTCTGTGGATTCTCGTATTAGGCGGTGCCGGTATCGTTGCTGGTCTTGCCGTCTGGGGCAAAAAAGTCATTGCCACGATTGGAGAAGGCATTATTGCCCTCCAGCCGAGCGGTGGCTTCTGCGCTGAACTCGCAACCGCTACGACTATCTTGCTTGCTTCCCGGCTGGGCTTGCCCGTTTCCACCTCCCATGCCCTTGTTGGTGCTGTGGTTGGCATTGGTGCAGTCAAAGACTGGAAATCCATCCGCTTTCAAACCCTGCAATCGATTGGACTCGCTTGGCTGATTACCCTTCCCATTAGTGCGGCTTTGGGGGCAATTATCTTTCTAGTGACCCGTCAGCTAGGGGGACAATTCGGAATTTTCCACTTGATTGGTTAAATTTAAAACTTTACATCCCCTCTCCGGTTGCCCGATTGGGATACACTCTTTCTGGAAGGAGTTTCTAGGCGGCATCGGCTGCCCAGTTGCGGAAAATGTGTCCGCGTCCAAAAACTCGATCCTAAATGCCAGCGATTAATTGGCTTCCAGGCAGAGGGACACGGCACTGTTTCATCTGCGTGTTGCAAAGCTCAAACCTCTGCTTATAAACGGGGTGCGAACTTTTTGCCTTCTTTTGTCGCGGGTTTGGGGAGCAAAAGATTAGACTTCTTGCAAAAGTTGTCTGAACTCCCCAAAAGTCTCTCGCTTAAGGGGAAGAAACTCCCTCTTCGTTATTCAATGTGTTGCTGGAGGATGGTTTCAAAGTAGCTGTTCTTGCAGGGAGTGCAAGATTCAACAGCTCTAGAACAAAATTAAATTCACCCGAAAAATCTCTTAAGAATCACCAAAATTTTGGAATAATTTGTCAGTATTGATGCTAAAAAATCAAACCCTATCATTCATCTGAGAAACAACACCTAGTTGAGCAAAATCACATCCGTAAGGAAGTGTATT comes from Coleofasciculus sp. FACHB-1120 and encodes:
- a CDS encoding inorganic phosphate transporter gives rise to the protein MIVFVALLAFYVAWNLGANDVANSMGTSVGSKAVTLRQALVIAGVLEFTGAVLFGHSVSETLATGVVNPELFADAPQMLLIGMVSVLIACGIWLQIATSQGLPVASSHAVVGAIAGFSWVAAGVGAIDWSLIGLISFAWVITPVISGIIAALFYSVVKRWILDQPNPLFQLREWIPWLSVTLLGIFGVIVLPSVSQPIDTWLTESFGINLPAHDIPLLIGAISSVALTQFIWRQLAHEEAEQLVNTTVITGANEPDNRDPNPKSKIQNPIERQLARFQLLSACFVAFAHGSNDVGNAIAPLAAIAYINRTGSVPVSGFSIPLWILVLGGAGIVAGLAVWGKKVIATIGEGIIALQPSGGFCAELATATTILLASRLGLPVSTSHALVGAVVGIGAVKDWKSIRFQTLQSIGLAWLITLPISAALGAIIFLVTRQLGGQFGIFHLIG